A genomic segment from Fodinicola acaciae encodes:
- a CDS encoding DUF3846 domain-containing protein, with translation MITAIYLPADDEQPVRKQQIVPGDIAAYRAAVEGDLQLVTLARPGASLYVNEHGKWNHMPLNQRATVLLWVHNSAFRGRDPICGDALLVGAPDRHSQDRNVPDDYVRLFFHGDRFRVEVMVHGDDGWYRNRRTFDDWFSAYVYAVDLGQRWSLVADVRVVPAA, from the coding sequence GTGATCACCGCAATCTATCTGCCGGCGGATGATGAACAACCCGTGCGCAAACAGCAGATTGTTCCCGGCGACATCGCGGCGTATCGGGCTGCGGTCGAGGGTGACTTGCAGCTGGTGACGTTGGCGCGGCCGGGTGCCTCGCTGTACGTCAACGAGCACGGCAAGTGGAACCACATGCCGCTCAACCAACGGGCGACTGTTCTCCTCTGGGTGCACAACAGTGCCTTCCGCGGTCGTGACCCGATCTGCGGCGATGCGCTGCTGGTCGGAGCACCAGACCGGCATAGCCAGGACCGGAACGTGCCTGACGACTACGTCCGATTGTTCTTTCATGGCGATCGGTTTCGAGTCGAGGTCATGGTCCATGGCGACGATGGCTGGTATCGGAACCGGCGGACGTTCGATGACTGGTTCAGCGCCTACGTCTACGCCGTCGATCTTGGTCAGCGCTGGAGTTTGGTTGCCGACGTACGAGTCGTACCCGCTGCCTAA
- a CDS encoding NUDIX hydrolase, whose translation MNALPRHSVSVAGIIVNDDDQVLVIRRADNGHWEMPGGVLELDESIEDGLRREIAEETGITVTVERLTGVYKNLVRGIVALVFRCYPGLEVPRPTSEAREVAWMNAAEVTKAMTPAYAVRVLDALDADAPHVRSHDGVNLLADPT comes from the coding sequence GTGAACGCTCTGCCACGGCACTCCGTCAGCGTCGCCGGCATCATCGTCAACGATGACGACCAAGTGCTTGTCATCCGCCGGGCTGACAACGGCCACTGGGAGATGCCAGGTGGCGTACTGGAACTCGACGAGAGTATCGAGGATGGGCTCCGTCGTGAGATTGCTGAGGAAACCGGCATCACCGTGACCGTCGAGCGATTGACTGGCGTCTACAAAAACCTCGTCCGCGGCATCGTCGCTCTCGTTTTCCGCTGCTACCCAGGTCTAGAAGTACCGCGTCCAACGAGCGAGGCGCGCGAGGTCGCCTGGATGAATGCTGCCGAGGTCACTAAAGCGATGACGCCGGCGTACGCCGTCCGGGTTCTCGATGCCCTGGATGCGGATGCACCGCACGTTCGATCTCACGATGGTGTCAATCTCTTAGCCGACCCGACGTAG
- a CDS encoding GntR family transcriptional regulator has protein sequence MLWGAVDRRGDRPAYRQIAAMIRDAIHAGQLTPGEQLPSYGELADQFGVALMTARQAVQELSTEGLISIEQGRGSFVRPRVPVRRLASDRFARRHREAGKAAFLIEAEKSDYTPGVDQIQISRGSAPAGVIERLRLETGDEVVIRARRYLANGQPVELATSYIPVALADGTPISEPNPGPGGIYARLEEAGHTLARFSEDVGARMPTAEEARQLKLPSSTPVLTVIRTAYDTNDHAVEVCDTVKSALAYVLQYDFSAH, from the coding sequence GTGCTTTGGGGGGCCGTCGACCGGCGAGGTGATCGGCCAGCGTATCGGCAGATCGCGGCCATGATTCGCGACGCCATCCACGCTGGCCAGTTGACACCTGGCGAGCAGCTCCCCTCGTACGGCGAGCTGGCTGACCAGTTCGGGGTTGCCCTGATGACCGCCCGTCAGGCCGTGCAGGAGCTGAGCACCGAGGGCTTGATCTCGATCGAGCAGGGCCGTGGTTCCTTCGTCCGGCCGCGGGTGCCGGTCCGCCGGCTGGCCTCGGACCGGTTTGCTCGTCGACACCGCGAGGCCGGCAAGGCAGCCTTCCTGATCGAGGCGGAGAAGAGCGACTACACGCCAGGCGTCGATCAGATCCAGATTAGCCGCGGCTCGGCGCCAGCAGGCGTCATCGAACGGCTGCGCCTGGAGACGGGCGACGAGGTAGTCATCCGAGCTCGGCGCTATCTAGCGAATGGTCAACCAGTCGAGCTGGCCACGTCTTACATTCCAGTGGCACTGGCCGACGGTACGCCGATCAGCGAGCCCAATCCTGGTCCCGGCGGTATCTATGCTCGCTTGGAAGAGGCAGGTCACACCCTGGCGCGCTTCAGCGAGGACGTCGGCGCGCGCATGCCAACAGCCGAAGAAGCGCGCCAGCTGAAGTTGCCATCATCGACACCGGTACTCACCGTCATCCGAACGGCATACGACACGAACGACCACGCGGTCGAGGTCTGCGACACGGTCAAGTCGGCGTTGGCGTATGTCCTGCAGTACGACTTCTCGGCCCACTAG
- a CDS encoding Fic family protein has translation MNVPISPREQAILRLLAAGVSLSRADIATSIGESRVTTIRALNDLLAKGLIHSRGEARATKYRLTGPAGAVVLWDANAYLAQDPDARGARYRHLEPDLFQLFDGSIGQLPALIETAARARRRVGDSLTARRDLERFVIELSWKSSKIEGNTYSLLDTERLLRDAQEASGHDHAEAVMILNHKRAFDYVWQHQVDFRQLSRQQVLQVHELLVAGLDVPLGLRTRPVGITGTVYTPPGSKTEIAAELDQVIAVINELQQPVEKALACLVLLAYLQPFADGNKRTSRLVANAVLLAYGYPPLSYRGVDEQEYKGALILFYEQGTLANFRELYLKQLQESAENYYFPIGSVDVA, from the coding sequence ATGAATGTGCCGATTTCCCCACGAGAACAAGCAATACTGCGTCTGCTGGCTGCAGGCGTATCTTTGTCGCGTGCCGACATCGCTACGTCCATCGGCGAAAGTCGGGTCACGACCATCCGGGCTCTCAATGACCTGCTTGCCAAAGGCCTGATCCACTCCCGCGGCGAAGCCCGCGCCACGAAGTACCGGCTGACTGGGCCGGCCGGGGCTGTAGTGCTCTGGGATGCTAACGCTTACTTGGCTCAGGATCCGGACGCTCGTGGTGCTCGCTACCGCCATCTGGAACCGGATCTATTCCAGCTGTTCGACGGCAGCATCGGCCAGCTGCCCGCGCTCATTGAGACAGCGGCGCGCGCTCGCCGGCGGGTCGGTGACAGTCTGACGGCACGGCGAGATCTGGAGCGCTTCGTCATTGAGTTGAGCTGGAAGAGTTCCAAGATCGAGGGCAACACCTATAGCTTGCTGGACACCGAACGCCTGCTGAGAGACGCGCAAGAGGCATCCGGCCACGACCATGCCGAAGCGGTCATGATCCTCAACCACAAGCGGGCCTTTGACTATGTCTGGCAGCACCAGGTGGACTTTCGCCAGCTGAGCCGCCAGCAAGTGCTACAGGTCCATGAGCTGTTAGTAGCAGGTCTCGACGTTCCGCTCGGCTTGCGTACGCGGCCGGTCGGCATTACAGGCACGGTCTACACGCCGCCAGGCAGTAAGACCGAGATCGCTGCCGAACTCGACCAGGTCATCGCAGTCATCAATGAGCTGCAGCAGCCGGTCGAGAAGGCATTGGCCTGTCTGGTGCTGCTGGCCTACCTGCAACCTTTCGCTGACGGCAACAAACGAACCTCTCGACTCGTGGCAAACGCCGTCCTACTGGCGTACGGCTATCCGCCGTTGTCCTACCGTGGCGTCGATGAACAGGAATACAAAGGTGCCCTGATCCTATTCTACGAACAAGGCACGCTGGCCAACTTCCGTGAGCTGTACTTGAAGCAGCTTCAGGAGTCGGCCGAGAACTATTATTTTCCGATCGGAAGTGTTGACGTGGCCTGA
- a CDS encoding dTMP kinase: MSGILVALEGPKSVGKTTLIGKLRQQTTTPDWLFTKEPTDSFNLGNEQKYAGEDLAARIALDRARHVENVIRPALDEDRVVVTDRYILSSFVFHCLDGTDEDTVRRLNSQYPHPDIMLVLLCSPPTLELRRSQIESRTRLSNAIPPEREILGYLRYLRACRSPSTETLICYNEEMRDCEYIAQKLAVSVAVRRHQS; this comes from the coding sequence ATGAGCGGCATTCTCGTGGCGCTGGAAGGGCCAAAGTCTGTCGGCAAGACCACCCTGATCGGGAAGTTGCGACAGCAAACCACGACTCCTGACTGGCTATTCACCAAAGAGCCAACGGACAGCTTCAACCTTGGCAACGAACAAAAGTACGCCGGTGAAGATCTGGCCGCGCGTATCGCCTTGGATCGAGCTCGTCATGTCGAAAATGTGATTCGGCCTGCCCTGGATGAGGATCGCGTTGTCGTGACTGACCGGTACATCTTGTCGTCGTTCGTCTTTCACTGCCTCGACGGAACCGACGAAGACACCGTTAGGCGACTAAATAGCCAGTATCCCCATCCGGACATCATGCTTGTTTTACTTTGCTCTCCCCCAACACTGGAGCTTCGACGGAGCCAGATCGAAAGTCGCACGCGATTGTCCAATGCCATACCGCCGGAGCGGGAAATCCTTGGCTACCTTCGCTATCTGCGCGCGTGTCGGAGTCCAAGTACGGAAACATTGATTTGCTACAATGAAGAAATGAGAGATTGTGAGTATA
- a CDS encoding ATP/GTP-binding protein, with translation MTRRVAVKRAFKVLVTGTHSTGKSTLVGELARKVSLTDSTVLPESARDCPFTLNREQNDISTAWLLAAQLLTETDYQTRLNVRWLICDRGLPDILAYHQVATGNTPPWMDALAAEWMPSYDLVLLARPDPGRFMQPDALRLADRRFQAEVQAAIEERLTTTGVNHSLLPHDFNGRIALVREILANSGVSA, from the coding sequence ATGACGAGGCGGGTGGCAGTGAAACGGGCGTTTAAAGTACTCGTCACCGGCACTCACTCGACCGGAAAAAGTACGTTAGTCGGCGAACTGGCTCGAAAGGTCAGCTTGACCGACTCGACGGTGTTGCCCGAGTCAGCCCGCGATTGTCCCTTCACCCTGAACAGGGAACAAAACGACATCAGTACAGCCTGGCTCCTGGCGGCACAGCTGTTGACCGAAACCGACTACCAGACTCGCCTGAATGTGCGCTGGCTGATATGCGATCGCGGCTTGCCAGACATCCTCGCGTATCACCAGGTCGCGACAGGCAATACACCGCCTTGGATGGATGCGCTGGCCGCGGAGTGGATGCCGTCTTACGACCTCGTCCTGCTGGCTCGTCCCGATCCAGGGAGATTCATGCAACCCGACGCGCTGCGCCTGGCTGACCGCAGGTTCCAAGCCGAGGTCCAGGCCGCAATCGAAGAACGGCTAACAACAACGGGCGTCAACCATTCACTCTTGCCTCACGATTTTAATGGTCGGATCGCTCTCGTGCGCGAGATATTGGCGAATTCGGGAGTGTCTGCATGA
- a CDS encoding DUF5753 domain-containing protein, which produces MAHKYSDVLPDWFEVYVGLEAATSEINKYEPALVPGLLQTPDYTRAIIRAEHPNITPAEVNRRTELRMQRQQHDDEPPKLWVVLDEAVIRRPVAGRAIMKAQLEHLIEAASLPGNEIQILGFAGGEHGSMGSSFSILRFPDPQDTGVVYLEMRAGSLYLEELHEIEQYTTLFNHLRASALGLRESLAMMKEAAKAL; this is translated from the coding sequence GTGGCGCATAAGTACAGCGACGTGTTGCCGGACTGGTTCGAGGTCTACGTCGGGCTGGAGGCGGCGACGTCAGAGATCAACAAGTACGAACCGGCGCTGGTGCCAGGCTTACTGCAGACTCCCGACTACACGCGCGCCATCATCCGAGCTGAACATCCCAACATCACGCCGGCCGAAGTCAACCGGCGGACGGAGCTGCGGATGCAGCGCCAGCAGCACGACGATGAACCGCCGAAGCTGTGGGTTGTGCTCGATGAAGCCGTCATCCGGCGGCCCGTCGCCGGTCGAGCCATTATGAAGGCCCAGTTGGAGCACTTGATCGAGGCGGCCAGCCTGCCCGGCAACGAGATCCAGATCTTAGGGTTCGCTGGCGGCGAGCATGGCTCGATGGGCAGCTCGTTCTCGATCCTGCGCTTCCCTGATCCGCAGGACACTGGAGTCGTCTACCTGGAGATGCGCGCTGGTAGCCTGTACTTGGAAGAACTGCACGAGATCGAGCAGTACACGACCCTGTTCAACCACTTGCGCGCCAGCGCACTTGGCCTACGCGAGTCGCTGGCCATGATGAAAGAGGCGGCAAAGGCACTGTGA
- a CDS encoding DUF397 domain-containing protein encodes MSSIDLSQAVWRKSTRSNGSGDCVEVTDHLPGVIGLRDSKNPAGSALVVPAAGWTAFVRHVGGGSLAADH; translated from the coding sequence ATGAGCAGCATCGACCTGTCCCAAGCCGTATGGCGCAAGAGCACCAGGAGTAACGGCTCCGGTGACTGCGTTGAGGTGACCGACCACCTGCCGGGTGTGATCGGACTCCGTGACTCCAAGAACCCGGCCGGCTCAGCGCTCGTCGTACCAGCTGCCGGTTGGACGGCGTTCGTACGGCACGTTGGCGGCGGCAGCTTAGCCGCCGATCACTAG